In Patagioenas fasciata isolate bPatFas1 chromosome 2, bPatFas1.hap1, whole genome shotgun sequence, a single window of DNA contains:
- the LOC136098113 gene encoding probable 2-ketogluconate reductase isoform X2 codes for MCVMAGEELPGVLILDVGGTHGVLENLAALLKKHFRVITLKEFHENKEEMRKKIQSVFVFEGRPTIDRELLESLPNLKVIGNSGVGVDHLDLKMISSFGVKVTNTPHAVADSTADIGMALMLTSARRLVEGCQIAVSPDTKYFAVDWLGVEVTKATLGIIGMGNIGYKVAQRAKAFDMRILYHNRNRRKEEEEAVGAHYCEKMEDLLQQSDFVMLVVNLTAETHKLIGRKELGLMKPTATLINISRGAIIDQDALIEALQNKVIRAAALDVTYPEPLPRDHPLLKLNNIIITPHIGTATVQAIRMMTEEAIANILAVLNGKPIPSEVFPK; via the exons atgtgt GTCATGGCAGGAGAAGAGTTGCCAGGTGTTCTGATTCTGGATGTAGGAGGAACTCATGGTGTGCTAGAAAACCTTGCAGCACTTTTGAAGAAACACTTTCGTGTTATCACCCTAAAGGAATTTcatgaaaacaaagaagaaatgagaaaaaaaatccaatctgTTTTCGTATTTGAGGGCAGGCCAACTATTGACCGTGAGCTTCTAGAAAGTCTGCCCAATTTAAAGGTAATTGGAAACTCTGGAGTTGGAGTTGATCACTTAGACTTGAAAATGATTTCTAGCTTTGGCGTAAAAGTAACCAACACCCCACATGCTGTGGCCGACTCAACAGCAGACATAGGAATGGCCCTGATGCTGACCTCTGCCAGAAGACTAGTGGAAG GCTGCCAGATTGCGGTTTCTCCAGACACGAAGTATTTTGCTGTCGACTGGTTGGGAGTGGAAGTAACCAAAGCAACGCTTGGGATCATCGGGATGGGCAACATTGGGTACAAAGTGGCCCAGAGAGCCAAAGCCTTTGACATGAGGATCCTGTATCATAACAGGAACCGAAG aaaggaggaggaagaggcagtTGGTGCCCACTACTGTGAGAAGATGGAAGACTTGCTGCAGCAATCAGACTTTGTTATGTTGGTTGTGAACCTGACTGCTGAGACTCACAAGCTGATTGGGAGAAAGGAGCTGGGGCTGATGAAACCCACAGCTACTCTGATAAACATCAGCCGAG GTGCAATTATTGATCAAGATGCATTGATAGAAGCTCTTCAGAATAAGGTTATTAGGGCTGCCGCTCTGGACGTGACTTACCCTGAGCCTCTGCCAAG AGACCATCccttattaaaattaaataacaTCATCATAACCCCTCACATTGGAACTGCGACGGTCCAAGCTATCCGTATGATGACAGAAGAAGCGATAGCAAATATTCTGGCTGTTCTCAATGGCAAACCCATTCCAAGTGAAGTGTTTCCCAAATGA
- the LOC136098113 gene encoding probable 2-ketogluconate reductase isoform X1, giving the protein MCVMAGEELPGVLILDVGGTHGVLENLAALLKKHFRVITLKEFHENKEEMRKKIQSVFVFEGRPTIDRELLESLPNLKVIGNSGVGVDHLDLKMISSFGVKVTNTPHAVADSTADIGMALMLTSARRLVEGCQIAVSPDTKYFAVDWLGVEVTKATLGIIGMGNIGYKVAQRAKAFDMRILYHNRNRRRKEEEEAVGAHYCEKMEDLLQQSDFVMLVVNLTAETHKLIGRKELGLMKPTATLINISRGAIIDQDALIEALQNKVIRAAALDVTYPEPLPRDHPLLKLNNIIITPHIGTATVQAIRMMTEEAIANILAVLNGKPIPSEVFPK; this is encoded by the exons atgtgt GTCATGGCAGGAGAAGAGTTGCCAGGTGTTCTGATTCTGGATGTAGGAGGAACTCATGGTGTGCTAGAAAACCTTGCAGCACTTTTGAAGAAACACTTTCGTGTTATCACCCTAAAGGAATTTcatgaaaacaaagaagaaatgagaaaaaaaatccaatctgTTTTCGTATTTGAGGGCAGGCCAACTATTGACCGTGAGCTTCTAGAAAGTCTGCCCAATTTAAAGGTAATTGGAAACTCTGGAGTTGGAGTTGATCACTTAGACTTGAAAATGATTTCTAGCTTTGGCGTAAAAGTAACCAACACCCCACATGCTGTGGCCGACTCAACAGCAGACATAGGAATGGCCCTGATGCTGACCTCTGCCAGAAGACTAGTGGAAG GCTGCCAGATTGCGGTTTCTCCAGACACGAAGTATTTTGCTGTCGACTGGTTGGGAGTGGAAGTAACCAAAGCAACGCTTGGGATCATCGGGATGGGCAACATTGGGTACAAAGTGGCCCAGAGAGCCAAAGCCTTTGACATGAGGATCCTGTATCATAACAGGAACCGAAG aagaaaggaggaggaagaggcagtTGGTGCCCACTACTGTGAGAAGATGGAAGACTTGCTGCAGCAATCAGACTTTGTTATGTTGGTTGTGAACCTGACTGCTGAGACTCACAAGCTGATTGGGAGAAAGGAGCTGGGGCTGATGAAACCCACAGCTACTCTGATAAACATCAGCCGAG GTGCAATTATTGATCAAGATGCATTGATAGAAGCTCTTCAGAATAAGGTTATTAGGGCTGCCGCTCTGGACGTGACTTACCCTGAGCCTCTGCCAAG AGACCATCccttattaaaattaaataacaTCATCATAACCCCTCACATTGGAACTGCGACGGTCCAAGCTATCCGTATGATGACAGAAGAAGCGATAGCAAATATTCTGGCTGTTCTCAATGGCAAACCCATTCCAAGTGAAGTGTTTCCCAAATGA
- the LOC136098113 gene encoding probable 2-ketogluconate reductase isoform X3 yields the protein MAGEELPGVLILDVGGTHGVLENLAALLKKHFRVITLKEFHENKEEMRKKIQSVFVFEGRPTIDRELLESLPNLKVIGNSGVGVDHLDLKMISSFGVKVTNTPHAVADSTADIGMALMLTSARRLVEGCQIAVSPDTKYFAVDWLGVEVTKATLGIIGMGNIGYKVAQRAKAFDMRILYHNRNRRRKEEEEAVGAHYCEKMEDLLQQSDFVMLVVNLTAETHKLIGRKELGLMKPTATLINISRGAIIDQDALIEALQNKVIRAAALDVTYPEPLPRDHPLLKLNNIIITPHIGTATVQAIRMMTEEAIANILAVLNGKPIPSEVFPK from the exons ATGGCAGGAGAAGAGTTGCCAGGTGTTCTGATTCTGGATGTAGGAGGAACTCATGGTGTGCTAGAAAACCTTGCAGCACTTTTGAAGAAACACTTTCGTGTTATCACCCTAAAGGAATTTcatgaaaacaaagaagaaatgagaaaaaaaatccaatctgTTTTCGTATTTGAGGGCAGGCCAACTATTGACCGTGAGCTTCTAGAAAGTCTGCCCAATTTAAAGGTAATTGGAAACTCTGGAGTTGGAGTTGATCACTTAGACTTGAAAATGATTTCTAGCTTTGGCGTAAAAGTAACCAACACCCCACATGCTGTGGCCGACTCAACAGCAGACATAGGAATGGCCCTGATGCTGACCTCTGCCAGAAGACTAGTGGAAG GCTGCCAGATTGCGGTTTCTCCAGACACGAAGTATTTTGCTGTCGACTGGTTGGGAGTGGAAGTAACCAAAGCAACGCTTGGGATCATCGGGATGGGCAACATTGGGTACAAAGTGGCCCAGAGAGCCAAAGCCTTTGACATGAGGATCCTGTATCATAACAGGAACCGAAG aagaaaggaggaggaagaggcagtTGGTGCCCACTACTGTGAGAAGATGGAAGACTTGCTGCAGCAATCAGACTTTGTTATGTTGGTTGTGAACCTGACTGCTGAGACTCACAAGCTGATTGGGAGAAAGGAGCTGGGGCTGATGAAACCCACAGCTACTCTGATAAACATCAGCCGAG GTGCAATTATTGATCAAGATGCATTGATAGAAGCTCTTCAGAATAAGGTTATTAGGGCTGCCGCTCTGGACGTGACTTACCCTGAGCCTCTGCCAAG AGACCATCccttattaaaattaaataacaTCATCATAACCCCTCACATTGGAACTGCGACGGTCCAAGCTATCCGTATGATGACAGAAGAAGCGATAGCAAATATTCTGGCTGTTCTCAATGGCAAACCCATTCCAAGTGAAGTGTTTCCCAAATGA
- the TXNL4A gene encoding thioredoxin-like protein 4A isoform X1 has protein sequence MSYMLPHLHNGWQVDQAILSEEDRVVVIRFGHDWDPTCMKMDEVLYSIAEKVKNFAVIYLVDITEVPDFNKMYELYDPCTVMFFFRNKHIMIDLGTGNNNKINWAMEDKQEMIDIIETVYRGARKGRGLVVSPKDYSTKYRY, from the exons ATGTCGTACATGCTGCCGCATCTGCACAATGGCTGGCAGGTGGACCAAGCCATCCTCTCGGAGGAGGACCGGGTCGTGGTCATCCGCTTCGGGCACGACTGGGACCCGACCTGCATGAAGATGGATGAGGTCTTGTACAGCATCGCCGAGAAG gtAAAAAACTTTGCTGTTATTTATCTCGTGGATATCACTGAAGTACCAGACTTCAACAAGATGTACGAGTTGTACGATCCCTGTACTGTGATGTTTTTCTTCAG GAACAAACACATTATGATTGATCTAGGTACAGGTAATAACAACAAGATCAACTGGGCAATGGAAGATAAGCAAGAGATGATTGACATTATAGAAACTGTTTATAGAGGAGCCCGCAAAGGTCGAGGTTTGGTGGTATCACCAAAAGATTATTCCACTAAGTACAGATACTGA
- the TXNL4A gene encoding thioredoxin-like protein 4A isoform X2, producing the protein MYELYDPCTVMFFFRNKHIMIDLGTGNNNKINWAMEDKQEMIDIIETVYRGARKGRGLVVSPKDYSTKYRY; encoded by the exons ATGTACGAGTTGTACGATCCCTGTACTGTGATGTTTTTCTTCAG GAACAAACACATTATGATTGATCTAGGTACAGGTAATAACAACAAGATCAACTGGGCAATGGAAGATAAGCAAGAGATGATTGACATTATAGAAACTGTTTATAGAGGAGCCCGCAAAGGTCGAGGTTTGGTGGTATCACCAAAAGATTATTCCACTAAGTACAGATACTGA
- the HSBP1L1 gene encoding heat shock factor-binding protein 1-like protein 1, giving the protein MAAADPPGAGDLSQLAENVLHQLQENFQVLTEKISLRMEEMGERIDDLEKHVADLMAEAGIESTDEELRH; this is encoded by the exons ATGGCGGCCGCCGACCCGCCGGGCGCCGGGGACCTCTCGCAGCTG GCGGAAAATGTGCTGCACCAGCTGCAGGAGAATTTTCAAGTTCTGACTGAAAAGATATCGCTGAGAA TGGAAGAAATGGGTGAGCGCATTGATGATCTCGAGAAGCATGTTGCTGACCTGATGGCAGAGGCTGGAATAGAAAGCACCGATGAAGAGCTGAGA CACTGA